In Sporichthya polymorpha DSM 43042, a genomic segment contains:
- the purE gene encoding 5-(carboxyamino)imidazole ribonucleotide mutase, which produces MVSAAPLVGIVMGSDSDWPVMEAAAGALSQFDVPYEADVVSAHRMPAEMLAYGQNAADRGLQVIIAGAGGAAHLPGMLASVTPLPVIGVPVPLKHLDGLDSLLSIVQMPAGVPVATVAVGAARNAGLLAVRMLALGDPELQAKMRQFQADLNAEARAKGAAVRGRKI; this is translated from the coding sequence ATGGTTAGCGCTGCACCCCTCGTCGGGATCGTCATGGGCAGCGACTCGGACTGGCCCGTCATGGAGGCGGCCGCCGGAGCGCTGAGCCAGTTCGACGTGCCGTACGAGGCCGACGTCGTCTCCGCCCACCGGATGCCGGCGGAGATGCTCGCCTACGGCCAGAACGCCGCCGATCGTGGCCTGCAGGTGATCATCGCCGGCGCCGGGGGAGCGGCCCACCTGCCCGGCATGCTCGCCTCCGTGACGCCGCTGCCGGTCATCGGCGTCCCGGTCCCGCTCAAGCACCTGGACGGGCTCGACTCGCTGCTCTCGATCGTGCAGATGCCCGCCGGGGTGCCGGTCGCCACCGTCGCGGTCGGCGCCGCCCGCAACGCGGGCCTTCTCGCGGTCCGGATGCTCGCGCTCGGCGACCCCGAGCTGCAGGCGAAGATGCGCCAGTTCCAGGCGGACCTCAACGCCGAGGCCAGGGCCAAGGGCGCCGCGGTGCGCGGCCGAAAGATCTGA
- a CDS encoding 5-(carboxyamino)imidazole ribonucleotide synthase, which translates to MVSRVNRPVVGMVGGGQLARMTAQAAIALDVRLRVLAASPEESAAQIAADVVIGDHDDLDTLRAFAAGCDVLTFDHEHVPTDHLRTLEAEGVAVRPGADALVHAQDKLAMRERLTGIGVPCPDWALVTTESELAEFGDRIGWPVVVKTPRGGYDGRGVRVVATAAEAADWLARGPLLAEARVEYTRELAVQVARSPHGQAAVYPVVETVQRHGICREVFAPAAIDEDHALAAQRAALAIAAELKTVGMLAVEMFDTPAGVLVNELAMRPHNSGHWTIEGATTSQFEQHLRAVLDLPLGEVGMTAPAAVMANVLGSDDPERFPDLYGGYLHCLAHDPGLHIHNYGKTVVPGRKVGHVTVTGSDPDDLLERARHAAAFLRGEIDG; encoded by the coding sequence ATGGTGTCGAGGGTGAACCGCCCGGTCGTCGGCATGGTCGGCGGCGGGCAGCTGGCCCGGATGACCGCCCAGGCCGCGATCGCTCTCGACGTCCGCCTGCGGGTCCTGGCCGCCTCCCCGGAGGAGAGCGCCGCGCAGATCGCGGCCGACGTCGTGATCGGCGATCACGACGACCTCGACACCCTCCGCGCGTTCGCGGCGGGCTGCGACGTCCTCACGTTCGACCACGAGCACGTCCCCACCGACCACCTGCGCACGCTGGAGGCCGAGGGGGTGGCGGTCCGCCCCGGGGCGGACGCGCTCGTCCACGCCCAGGACAAGCTCGCCATGCGCGAGCGTCTGACCGGCATCGGCGTCCCGTGCCCGGACTGGGCGTTGGTCACGACCGAGAGCGAGCTCGCCGAGTTCGGCGACCGGATCGGCTGGCCGGTGGTCGTGAAGACCCCGCGCGGGGGCTACGACGGCCGCGGCGTCCGCGTGGTGGCGACGGCGGCCGAGGCCGCCGACTGGCTCGCGCGCGGCCCGCTCCTGGCCGAGGCCCGCGTCGAGTACACCCGCGAACTCGCCGTCCAGGTCGCCCGGAGCCCGCACGGGCAGGCCGCGGTCTACCCGGTCGTCGAGACCGTCCAGCGCCACGGCATCTGCCGCGAGGTGTTCGCGCCCGCGGCGATCGACGAGGACCACGCGCTCGCCGCCCAGCGCGCCGCCCTGGCGATCGCCGCCGAGCTCAAGACCGTCGGGATGCTGGCCGTCGAGATGTTCGACACCCCCGCCGGTGTCCTGGTCAACGAGCTCGCGATGCGGCCGCACAACAGCGGCCACTGGACGATCGAGGGTGCGACGACCAGCCAGTTCGAGCAGCACCTGCGGGCCGTGCTCGACCTCCCGCTCGGGGAGGTCGGGATGACCGCGCCGGCCGCGGTGATGGCCAACGTCCTCGGCTCCGACGACCCCGAGCGCTTCCCCGACCTCTACGGCGGGTACCTGCACTGCCTGGCCCACGACCCGGGTCTGCACATCCACAACTACGGCAAGACGGTGGTCCCGGGCCGCAAGGTCGGCCACGTGACCGTCACCGGGTCCGACCCCGACGACCTGCTCGAGCGTGCCCGGCACGCGGCCGCGTTCCTGCGAGGAGAGATCGATGGTTAG
- a CDS encoding GtrA family protein produces MNSARGLARSLYARVEHLLHEIAKFGVVGAIAFIVDVGTFNLLRNGVMEDKPLTAKVVSTVLATTVAFAGNRQWTFKHRERSNVRREYVLFFGLNGVALLIALACLGVSHYLLNFTSPLADNISANIVGMALGTLFRFWSYRKFVFTAPVTRDTPADEPEPLAA; encoded by the coding sequence GTGAACTCTGCTCGTGGACTCGCGCGGTCTCTCTACGCCCGGGTCGAGCACCTGCTTCACGAGATCGCCAAGTTCGGCGTCGTCGGCGCGATCGCGTTCATCGTCGACGTCGGCACCTTCAACCTCTTGCGTAACGGGGTGATGGAGGACAAGCCGCTCACGGCCAAGGTCGTCTCGACCGTCCTCGCCACCACCGTCGCGTTCGCCGGGAACCGGCAGTGGACGTTCAAGCACCGCGAGCGCAGCAACGTCCGCCGCGAGTACGTCCTGTTCTTCGGGCTCAACGGCGTCGCCCTGCTGATCGCCCTCGCGTGCCTCGGCGTCTCCCACTACCTGCTGAACTTCACCAGCCCGCTCGCGGACAACATCTCCGCGAACATCGTCGGCATGGCGCTCGGGACCCTGTTCCGCTTCTGGTCCTACCGGAAGTTCGTCTTCACCGCCCCGGTGACCCGCGACACCCCCGCCGACGAGCCCGAGCCCCTCGCCGCCTAG